Proteins encoded in a region of the Triticum dicoccoides isolate Atlit2015 ecotype Zavitan chromosome 3A, WEW_v2.0, whole genome shotgun sequence genome:
- the LOC119269066 gene encoding probable protein ABIL5 isoform X1, with the protein MDAGSAGDGEAGRQEGTPPSGAPTGPAAPFGRSSSSSGLGAKGGAAPQSFDGALRELKDLQSQLHQAADCCEKAFLATEEKRLILDSTKSYICNAVVAVIDHLGTVSSKLEHQLEDKTEIMQTEQKISFLKQRLLTCEQYAISLQLLAVRADAGAVQYHRRYLSQSTERNNQENVAKSSRDDPEEPLKLNSTVAPGATRTLKPYDAESTIGREHAVAGADGGNPASTARSFSFRAEDVHVAAGGHHRKKKGSHGSNIMSFLKRSKRHA; encoded by the exons ATGGACGCGGGGAgcgccggcgacggcgaggcggggcggcaggAGGGGACGCCTCCCTCCGGCGCGCCGACGGGCCCCGCGGCGCCGTTCGgcaggtcgtcgtcgtcgtcgggtcTCGGCGCGAAGGGCGGCGCAGCACCCCAGAGCTTCGACGGCGCGCTCAGA GAGCTCAAGGATCTGCAGTCGCAGTTGCACCAGGCGGCGGACTGCTGCGAGAAGGCGTTCCTCGCCACCGAGGAGAAGAGGCT AATCCTGGACAGTACAAAGAGCTACATCTGCAACGCGGTAGTGGCAGTGATTGATCATCTGGGGACCGTTTCATCCAAGCTTGAGCACCAGCTGGAGGACAAGACTGAGATCATGCAAACAGAGCAGAAGATCAGCTTCCTGAAGCAG AGGCTCTTGACATGCGAACAGTATGCAATTTCTCTCCAACTATTGGCCGTTCGTGCGGACGCTGGCGCCGTTCAATATCATCGCCGTTACCTTTCCCAAT CTACTGAAAGAAACAACCAGGAAAATGTTGCCAAGTCAAG CAGAGATGACCCAGAAGAACCCCTCAAGCTCAATAGCACAGTGGCGCCAGGAGCTACTCGCACTCTGAAGCCATATGATGCTGAATCAACCATCG GGAGGGAGCATGCCGTGGCGGGTGCAGACGGTGGAAACCCAGCATCCACAGCGAGGTCATTTTCCTTCAGAGCAGAG GATGTTCACGTTGCTGCAGGGGGTCatcacaggaagaagaaaggcagccATGGCAGCAACATCATGTCATTTCTCAAAAGAAGCAAGCGACATGCGTAA
- the LOC119269066 gene encoding probable protein ABIL5 isoform X2: protein MDAGSAGDGEAGRQEGTPPSGAPTGPAAPFGRSSSSSGLGAKGGAAPQSFDGALRELKDLQSQLHQAADCCEKAFLATEEKRLILDSTKSYICNAVVAVIDHLGTVSSKLEHQLEDKTEIMQTEQKISFLKQRLLTCEQYAISLQLLAVRADAGAVQYHRRYLSQSTERNNQENVAKSRDDPEEPLKLNSTVAPGATRTLKPYDAESTIGREHAVAGADGGNPASTARSFSFRAEDVHVAAGGHHRKKKGSHGSNIMSFLKRSKRHA from the exons ATGGACGCGGGGAgcgccggcgacggcgaggcggggcggcaggAGGGGACGCCTCCCTCCGGCGCGCCGACGGGCCCCGCGGCGCCGTTCGgcaggtcgtcgtcgtcgtcgggtcTCGGCGCGAAGGGCGGCGCAGCACCCCAGAGCTTCGACGGCGCGCTCAGA GAGCTCAAGGATCTGCAGTCGCAGTTGCACCAGGCGGCGGACTGCTGCGAGAAGGCGTTCCTCGCCACCGAGGAGAAGAGGCT AATCCTGGACAGTACAAAGAGCTACATCTGCAACGCGGTAGTGGCAGTGATTGATCATCTGGGGACCGTTTCATCCAAGCTTGAGCACCAGCTGGAGGACAAGACTGAGATCATGCAAACAGAGCAGAAGATCAGCTTCCTGAAGCAG AGGCTCTTGACATGCGAACAGTATGCAATTTCTCTCCAACTATTGGCCGTTCGTGCGGACGCTGGCGCCGTTCAATATCATCGCCGTTACCTTTCCCAAT CTACTGAAAGAAACAACCAGGAAAATGTTGCCAAGTCAAG AGATGACCCAGAAGAACCCCTCAAGCTCAATAGCACAGTGGCGCCAGGAGCTACTCGCACTCTGAAGCCATATGATGCTGAATCAACCATCG GGAGGGAGCATGCCGTGGCGGGTGCAGACGGTGGAAACCCAGCATCCACAGCGAGGTCATTTTCCTTCAGAGCAGAG GATGTTCACGTTGCTGCAGGGGGTCatcacaggaagaagaaaggcagccATGGCAGCAACATCATGTCATTTCTCAAAAGAAGCAAGCGACATGCGTAA